One genomic window of Solanum stenotomum isolate F172 chromosome 9, ASM1918654v1, whole genome shotgun sequence includes the following:
- the LOC125875491 gene encoding uncharacterized protein LOC125875491, with protein MADITRMGVVGAGQMGAGIAQLAAVNGVDVWLYDLDSEALTKAQKSISNNIQRLLTKGQISQATSVDAVKRLRCSSRLEDLHSVDIVVEAIVESEQVKKTLFANLDKIVKSSAILASNTSSISITRLASATSRPSQVIGMHFMNPPPIMKLVEIIRGADTSEDTYCATKCLAERFGKTVICSQDYSGFIVNRILMPMINEAFHTLYTGVATKEDIDTGMKLGTNHPMGPLELADFIGLDVCLSIMKVLQAGLGDDKYAPCPLLVQYVDAGKLGKKRGVGVYDYRDGAAKIGGSPRL; from the exons ATGGCCGATATCACAAGAATGGGAGTTGTTGGGGCCGGCCAAATGGGCGCCGGAATTGCTCAACTCGCCGCCGTCAACGGCGTCGACGTTTGGCTTTACGATTTGGATTCTGAAGCTCTTACTAAAGCCCAAAAAtctatttcaaataatattcaACGTCTCCTCACCAAAGGACAAATCTCTCAG GCAACGAGTGTGGATGCTGTAAAGCGTCTTCGTTGTTCATCGCGCTTGGAAGATTTACATTcagttgatattgttgttgaggCTATTGTGGAATCTGAACAAGTGAAGAAAACTTTATTTGCTAACTTGGATAAGATTGTAAAGAGCTCTGCTATTTTGGCTTCTAATACAAGCTCTATTTCCATTACTCGTCTAGCATCTGCTACGAGCCGACCTTCCCAG GTGATCGGCATGCACTTTATGAATCCTCCACCGATTATGAAGCTGGTTGAAATTATCCGTGGTGCAGATACATCAGAAGACACATATTGTGCCACTAAATGCCTGGCAGAGAG GTTTGGCAAGACAGTTATCTGCTCGCAGGATTACTCTGGCTTCATAGTAAACCGAATTTTGATGCCTATGATAAACGAAGCCTTTCATACACTGTACACCGGTGTTGCAACAAAAGAAGACATTGATACGGGAATGAAACTaggaaccaaccatcctatgggtCCTCTGGAACTTGCAGATTTTATCGGACTGGATGTTTGTTTGTCAATCATGAAAGTTCTTCAAGCCGGTCTAGGGGACGATAAATATGCCCCATGCCCTCTCCTTGTGCAGTATGTTGATGCTGGTAAGCTTGGTAAAAAGCGAGGCGTTGGAGTATATGACTACCGTGATGGTGCTGCGAAAATAGGAGGATCGCCTCGACTCTGA
- the LOC125876072 gene encoding extensin-like, translating to MALQRHVPVLVLLLFFWSSSSNAYQFELGGVDDWIANPLESFDQWSQLMRIQVNDTLLFKNKKGSDLVLEINKDDYDKCNIEHPIKKMEDENSVFEFDRSGSFYFVSGNKDKCKEGQKFVIVVAGMMLPPSTPVPSLAPVGSHLSPKADAPGKVPIGVSPGPVSVHVPRGTSSDSPQISHSPGVAPTLASPGPSSSHLSPISSAPKKDPIFGLSPAPTGSHSSSTGHAPEKAPTPVHVPRGTDSHPPQTTHASGVAPTPESLYEIPSTSTHQSPIEAPTSSSFHVPSGSHLAPTALSPTSANVPLSSRSHLSPETYAPGKAPTGASLAPTGSHLSPTTHAPEKAQTPALSHVSPSPSSHLSPSAHAPAKTPTGASHVPAGSHQSPTVHAPSKAPTPVTSNVDRARAPGKAPTGVSPVPAGSHSSPTAQAPVEAPTPVSYVPRGTGLSPMAHAPGKAPSGSSHASDGSHSSPKAHAPVKAPTPISNVPRGTSSHPPSMAHAPGKTPYGSSHAPNGSHSSPKAHAPVIAPTRISNVPRGTSSHPPSTAHAPGKTPFGSSHVPSGSRSSPKAHAPVKAPTPISNVPRGTSSHPPSTVHTPGKAPSESSSAPVKAPTPVSSNVPRGTSSHPPSTAHAPGKAPPQSSPKAHAPVKAPTPKSSNVPRGTISNPPSITHAPAGSHSTPKGHAPVKAGPTPAPSHVPSSPRSHLNPIANAPKTAPSPTTSKISPNPSSGLSPTAHDEPSPSISPTTAKSSNESSPISSSPSSSTPRSGANSPPESIAPASSGDNIPADIDSPASSPLSSESAAEKASITPSMSTMSLFFTLILGLII from the exons ATGGCTCTACAGAGACATGTTCCAGTATTAGTCCTACTGCTATTTTTTTGGTCTAGCTCATCGAATGCTTATCAATTCGAACTTGGTGGCGTAGATGATTGGATTGCTAACCCTCTTGAATCGTTCGATCAATGGTCTCAACTAATGAGAATTCAAGTTAATGACACTCTTT TGTTTAAGAATAAGAAAGGATCAGATCTGGTGTTGGAGATAAATAAAGATGATTATGACAAGTGCAATATAGAACATCCGATCAagaaaatggaagatgaaaacTCTGTTTTCGAATTTGATCGTTCAGgtagtttttattttgttagtgGTAATAAGGATAAGTGTAAAGAAGGACAaaagtttgttattgttgttgctgGTATGATGCTGCCTCCTTCAACTCCGGTACCATCACTTGCTCCTGTTGGTTCTCACTTATCTCCAAAGGCAGATGCACCCGGAAAGGTGCCAATTGGGGTGTCACCTGGCCCTGTATCGGTGCATGTTCCTCGGGGTACTAGTTCAGACTCACCTCAAATAAGTCATTCACCAGGGGTGGCTCCAACGTTGGCCTCGCCTGGTCCTAGTAGTTCTCACTTATCTCCAATATCTAGTGCACCTAAAAAGGATCCAATATTCGGGTTGTCACCTGCCCCTACAGGTTCTCACTCATCTAGTACGGGCCATGCACCTGAAAAGGCACCAACACCGGTGCATGTGCCTCGGGGTACTGATTCACACCCACCTCAAACAACACATGCATCGGGGGTGGCTCCAACACCAGAATCATTGTATGAGATTCCAAGCACTAGTACACATCAATCTCCTATAGAGGCTCCAACATCGTCATCATTTCATGTGCCTTCCGGTTCCCATTTAGCTCCAACGGCTCTATCACCAACATCAGCTAATGTGCCTTTGAGTAGTCGTTCACACCTATCTCCTGAAACTTATGCACCAGGAAAGGCTCCAACTGGTGCGTCACTTGCCCCTACTGGGTCCCACTTATCTCCGACAACACATGCACCCGAAAAGGCTCAAACACCTGCATTATCACATGTGTCTCCAAGTCCAAGTTCACACCTATCTCCATCAGCTCATGCACCAGCAAAGACTCCAACCGGGGCATCACATGTTCCTGCTGGTTCTCACCAATCTCCAACAGTTCATGCTCCTAGTAAGGCGCCAACACCGGTAACATCAAATGTGGATCGAG CTCGTGCACCTGGAAAAGCTCCAACTGGGGTGTCACCTGTACCAGCTGGTTCCCACTCATCTCCAACTGCTCAAGCACCTGTCGAGGCGCCAACTCCAGTATCGTATGTGCCTCGAGGTACTGGTTTATCTCCTATGGCACATGCACCTGGAAAAGCTCCATCCGGGTCATCACATGCATCTGATGGTTCTCACTCATCTCCAAAAGCTCATGCACCTGTAAAAGCACCAACACCGATATCCAATGTTCCTCGAGGTACTAGTTCACACCCACCTTCTATGGCTCATGCACCAGGAAAAACTCCATATGGGTCATCACATGCACCTAATGGTTCTCACTCATCTCCAAAAGCTCATGCCCCTGTAATAGCACCAACACGGATATCCAATGTCCCTCGAGGTACTAGTTCACACCCACCCTCTACGGCTCATGCACCAGGAAAAactccatttgggtcatcaCATGTACCTTCTGGTTCTCGCTCATCTCCAAAAGCTCATGCACCTGTAAAAGCACCAACACCAATATCCAATGTTCCTCGAGGTACTAGTTCACACCCACCTTCTACGGTTCATACACCAGGAAAAGCTCCATCTGAGTCATCAAGCGCACCCGTAAAGGCTCCAACACCAGTATCATCAAATGTTCCTCGGGGCACTAGTTCACACCCACCTTCTACGGCTCATGCACCCGGTAAAGCTCCACCTCAGTCATCTCCAAAAGCTCATGCACCCGTAAAGGCTCCAACACCAAAATCATCAAATGTCCCTCGGGGTACTATTTCAAACCCACCTTCTATTACCCATGCACCTGCTGGTTCTCACTCAACCCCAAAAGGTCATGCACCTGTAAAAGCGGGGCCAACACCTGCACCCTCACATGTTCCTTCCAGTCCTCGCTCACACCTAAACCCGATTGCTAATGCACCTAAAACCGCTCCATCGCCAACAACTTCGAAAATATCTCCAAATCCTAGCTCAGGCCTGTCTCCAACGGCTCATGATGAACCCTCACCTTCCATTTCACCAACAACAGCGAAATCATCCAACGAATCTTCTCCAATTTCATCTTCTCCGTCATCAAGTACGCCGCGATCGGGAGCGAATTCCCCCCCGGAAAGTATTGCTCCGGCGTCCTCCGGCGACAATATCCCGGCGGACATTGATTCACCAGCTAGTTCACCACTCAGTTCTGAATCAGCAGCAGAGAAAGCATCAATTACTCCTTCTATGTCAACAATGTCACTCTTTTTTACTCTAATTTTGGgattaataatttaa